The following proteins come from a genomic window of Oncorhynchus clarkii lewisi isolate Uvic-CL-2024 chromosome 23, UVic_Ocla_1.0, whole genome shotgun sequence:
- the LOC139381786 gene encoding homeobox protein HMX3 → MDNKHSQAKAETAQETRPPAKDSPFSIKNLLNFDSKPSKPKTLLATTKGLLEGGFSLSRIGDLTFPSFDIPAQRFGLPAHYLERPSAWWYPYALGTSGHHLYRTGGFEKAIVRDTPSTGGDRDTPELLRKSPDQEDDKNISTDDVVLEESDGDEPKKEVELVDDWRKIKDENSDKKTCRKKKTRTVFSRSQVFRLESTFDMKRYLSSSERAGLAASLHLTETQVKIWFQNRRNKWKRQLAAELEAANLSHAAAQRIVRVPILYHENTGSETGSAGNVSVSQSLLTFPHQMYYSHPLVTSVPLLRPV, encoded by the exons ATGGACAATAAACATTCACAAGCGAAGGCAGAGACGGCACAGGAGACCCGTCCGCCCGCTAAAGACTCACCTTTCTCTATCAAGAACCTGCTCAACTTCGACAGTAAACCTTCCAAACCGAAGACGCTGCTTGCCACCACCAAAGGACTATTGGAAggaggtttctctctctcccggaTCGGTGATTTAACTTTTCCTAGTTTTGACATCCCAGCCCAGAGATTTGGATTACCGGCGCACTATTTGGAACGACCGTCGGCGTGGTGGTATCCCTACGCGCTTGGCACATCGGGACACCATCTCTACAGGACCGGAG GGTTTGAGAAGGCCATCGTGAGAGACACACCGTCAACAGGCGGGGACCGAGACACACCGGAGCTGCTGCGAAAATCACCCGACCAAGAGGACGACAAAAACATAAGTACTGATGATGTCGTTCTGGAGGAGAGCGATGGGGATGAACCAAAGAAGGAAGTAGAGTTGGTGGATGACTGGAGGAAAATTAAAGACGAGAACTCGGATAAAAAAACGTGTCGGAAAAAGAAAACGCGGACAGTCTTTTCAAGGAGTCAGGTATTTCGGTTGGAGTCAACGTTCGATATGAAACGGTACCTCAGTAGCTCGGAACGGGCAGGCCTGGCGGCATCCCTACACCTCACAGAGACCCAGGTGAAAATCTGGTTCCAGAACAGAAGGAACAAGTGGAAACGACAGTTGGCCGCGGAACTCGAAGCGGCCAATCTGAGCCACGCCGCGGCCCAGAGGATAGTCCGCGTTCCCATATTGTACCACGAGAACACCGGCTCAGAAACGGGCAGCGCTGGGAacgtgtcagtcagtcagtctctactAACATTCCCTCATCAAATGTACTATTCACATCCACTAGTCACATCCGTGCCGCTGCTGAGACCAGTTTGA